GATGCAGTCGAGTGTGTTGCGGTTATCCCTGACAGTACTTACGCAATGTTCCACCAGGAAATGGTAGCGGACTGTGTAAAGAACGGTCAATATGATGTAACAACAATGGGTAACGTTGCAAACGTTGGTCTCATGGCGCAAAAAGCGGAAGAGTACGGTTCTCACCCGACAACATTCGAGATGGCTGAAGCCGGTACGGTCGAAGTGGTCAATGCGAACGGTGATGTACTGATGAAACATGAAGTTGAAGCCGGAGATATCTGGAGAATGTCACGTGCAAAAGACATCCCGATCAAAGACTGGGTAAGACTTGCAGTTGAAAGAGCAAAACTTACAGGCAACCCTGCGATCTTCTGGCTCGACGAGAACAGAGCACACGATGCAGAGATGATCAAGAAGGTCAACAAGTATCTTCAAGAGCATGATACGACAGGTCTTGATATTCAGATCATGGATGTAGCTGCAGCGACAAGATATACGAATGAGAGAGTAAGAGCAGGTAAAGATACGATCTCTGTAACAGGTAACGTTCTAAGAGACCACCTTACAGATATGTACCCGATCCTGGAGCTTGGAACGTCAGCAAAAATGCTTTCTATCGTTCCATTGCTTGCAGGCGGAGGCCTCTTCGAGACCGGTGCAGGCGGGTCAGCGCCTAAGCACGTAGACCAGTTCCTTGCAGAAGGTCACCTCAGATGGGATTCACTCGGTGAATTCCTTGCATTGGCAGAATCACTAAGAATGGAATACCAGAAGAGTGAAGACAGCAAGATCGGTGCATTGACAGAGGCACTTGACAAAGCCAATGAAGGATACCTCAGTAATGACAAGGCACCAAGCAGAAAATGTGGTGAGCCGGATAATAAAGCTTCCCACTACTGGGTGGCACGTTACTGGGCAGAAGCATTGAGCACACAGACTGCTGATGCAGACCTTGCGGCAAAGTTCACACCGGTTGCAGAAGCATTGGTCAAAAATGAAGAGAAGATCATTTCAGAACTTCTTGCATCAGAAGGTTCTTCAAAAGATATCGGCGGGTATTTCCATCCAAATGAAGCAAAAGCCGAAGCAGCGATGAGACCGTCTGCAACACTCAACAGTATCATCGACGCTATCTAAGTAAAGCTTTATGCCACAGAGGGACTCAACCCGAATGGCATAAACTATTACCTATCGACACAGGTAGGTACTTCGCACAGGGCAATCTGCCCCTGTGTAACACTTTTATAATAATTTTCCAGTATTATTATAATTGAACCTTTGAACGGTTATGGGTAGTTCAGACGTTCTTCAACATGGGATCTTTCGCTTCACAAGCATTGCAAAACATTATTGATAATCATCCAAGTTATGAGTTATGTTTTGCTTGAAGACGGTCCTGTGATTCTCACTTTAAAGGAAATCAATGGCAAAAGGAAAAAAAGTAACGGTAATCGGTACAGGTAATTTCGGTTCTACAGTGGCATTCATTCTGGCAATGAACGGTTCATGCCACCATGTAGTGCTCAGAGGAAGAAACTACGATGTGGCAAAAGGTAAAGCGCTCGATATGTCCCAGGCGGCAAACGCGGCCAGACAGCATACCATCGTAAAAGCGGCCAAAGGCCCTGAAGATATGGCCGGTTCCGATGTGGTCATCATCACCGCAGGTGCACCGCGTACACCGGGTATGAGCAGGGATGACCTGCTTTTCAAGAATGCAGATATCGTCAAGTGCTATGCCAGAGAGATCAAAGAGCATGCACCTGATGCCATCGTGATCGTGGTCTCCAATCCTCTCGATGTCATGACCTATGTGGCACTCAAGGAGACCGGTTTCCCAAGAGAGAGGGTACTTGGTATGGCCGGTATCCTCGACGCGGCGAGAATGGCACACTTCATTTATGAAAAACTTGAGTATGGTGCGGGCCAGATCCGTGCGACGGTAATGGGCGGGCATGGCGATACAATGGTACCGCTTCCCAAGTTTACGACGGTTGCCGGTGTGCCTATCGAAGACCTTCTGGACTCAGAAGAGATCGGTGAGATCGTAAGAAAGACACGAAACGGCGGCGCGGAGATTGTGAATCTTCTCGGTAACGGCTCAGCGTACTATGCACCGGCAAAATCCACGACCGTAATGGTTGAGGCGATCCTCAAAGATACCAATCAGATACACTCCTGTGCGATCATGCTGCAGGATGACTACGGCTATTCCGATATCGTTTCAGGCGTACCGGTCATGATCGGTGCAGGCGGGGCAGAGCAGGTGATCAACATGACGCTGAAACCGCTGCAGCAGACACGCTTCAAGAACTCTGTCGCTTCTGTCCAGGAGATGGTAGATACACTCTACGAAGCCAACTTCTTCGATGACGACAAGAAGTAGATAGATGCACAGACGTAAAGTAGGCATCATTGGTGCAGGTGCGGTAGGTGCAACAGCGGCATACAGTCTGAGTATGATGGGGACCTGTAGCGAGATCGTTCTTTTCGATATCGCAGAAGGCGTGGCCAAGGGCAAGGCGATCGATATTGCCCAGTCAAGCCATTATGCGCCCAACAGTACGATCATCACTGCAGCAGAGAGTCCCGCAGATGTGAATGAATGCGACATCGTCGTCATTACAGCGGGTGTCCCCAGAAAAGGCGATATGACACGTGAAGACCTTTTGATGATCAATGCCAAGATCATGAAGTCCGTGGTCGAAGATGTCATGAAATATTCCCCTGACGCAGTGATCATCTGCGTCTCCAACCCTCTGGATGTCATGACCTATGTCATTCATAAAATGACAGGTTGGGAGAGTAACCGTATCATCGGTATGGCCGGTGCGCTTGACGGTGCACGAATGGCATACCAGATCTACAACAAGCTTGGCTACGGTGCAGGGCAGATCGGTACGCTGGTCATCGGTGACCATGGACAGAATATGATACCGCTTCCGCAGAAGGTACAGGTGGGTGATGTGCCTGTTAGTGAACTGTTGAGCCGGGAAGAGATGGAAGAGATCATCGAGCGTACCCGTACGGGCGGTGCAGAGATCGTCAAACATCTGGGTACCTCCGG
The sequence above is drawn from the Sulfurovum riftiae genome and encodes:
- a CDS encoding NADP-dependent isocitrate dehydrogenase codes for the protein MSKPTIIWSKIDEAPALATYSLLPIVSKFTNAAGVDVKVSDISLAGRVLAAMGLAEDELAKLGELVVKPEANIIKLPNISASIGQLKECIAELQSQGYDIPDFPENPETAEEKAIREKYNPCLGSAVNPVLREGNSDRRAAAAVKKYAQQHPHRLKPFAENSKAYVAHMEGNGDFYGNEQSVTLDKAQTVKIMHNGQELASIDALDGEILDATFMSVKALRAFIKKSIDDAKAKGVLWSIHLKATMMKISDPIMFGHAFEVFFQEVFDKYADVFAELEVNPNLGMSDLEKKIAGHAKEAEIKAAFQAVVDSDSPKIAMVDSDKGQTNFNASNDVIIDASMPVVVREGGKQWDRNGDAVECVAVIPDSTYAMFHQEMVADCVKNGQYDVTTMGNVANVGLMAQKAEEYGSHPTTFEMAEAGTVEVVNANGDVLMKHEVEAGDIWRMSRAKDIPIKDWVRLAVERAKLTGNPAIFWLDENRAHDAEMIKKVNKYLQEHDTTGLDIQIMDVAAATRYTNERVRAGKDTISVTGNVLRDHLTDMYPILELGTSAKMLSIVPLLAGGGLFETGAGGSAPKHVDQFLAEGHLRWDSLGEFLALAESLRMEYQKSEDSKIGALTEALDKANEGYLSNDKAPSRKCGEPDNKASHYWVARYWAEALSTQTADADLAAKFTPVAEALVKNEEKIISELLASEGSSKDIGGYFHPNEAKAEAAMRPSATLNSIIDAI
- a CDS encoding malate dehydrogenase; translation: MAKGKKVTVIGTGNFGSTVAFILAMNGSCHHVVLRGRNYDVAKGKALDMSQAANAARQHTIVKAAKGPEDMAGSDVVIITAGAPRTPGMSRDDLLFKNADIVKCYAREIKEHAPDAIVIVVSNPLDVMTYVALKETGFPRERVLGMAGILDAARMAHFIYEKLEYGAGQIRATVMGGHGDTMVPLPKFTTVAGVPIEDLLDSEEIGEIVRKTRNGGAEIVNLLGNGSAYYAPAKSTTVMVEAILKDTNQIHSCAIMLQDDYGYSDIVSGVPVMIGAGGAEQVINMTLKPLQQTRFKNSVASVQEMVDTLYEANFFDDDKK
- a CDS encoding malate dehydrogenase — encoded protein: MHRRKVGIIGAGAVGATAAYSLSMMGTCSEIVLFDIAEGVAKGKAIDIAQSSHYAPNSTIITAAESPADVNECDIVVITAGVPRKGDMTREDLLMINAKIMKSVVEDVMKYSPDAVIICVSNPLDVMTYVIHKMTGWESNRIIGMAGALDGARMAYQIYNKLGYGAGQIGTLVIGDHGQNMIPLPQKVQVGDVPVSELLSREEMEEIIERTRTGGAEIVKHLGTSGYYAPGRAIAHMVEALLNDSKIVVSSSVLLQGEYGYSDVTAGVPVVLGKNGVEKIIEIELDEETKAKFNVSVESIRSGIEILKTNHFFE